From a region of the Halanaerobium hydrogeniformans genome:
- a CDS encoding ABC transporter permease, translating to MRNYIIKRILLIIPVIIIVALIAFFITNLMPGDPVRVILGDFATEQQVIRLEQELGLDQPLIIRFFNWLSSIVRGDFGNSIYLDAPVSEILFNRIKPTFMIAIFSQLFGLIMGLTLGIIAAVNHKKILDQFSIGFSLLGISIPSFWLSLILIYLFAVRLQWLPVSGYSSFSEVGLGALRYLILPSITLAFMQAGLIARMTRSAMLDTLKKDYIRTARSKGLSAKAIVLKHAFRNSLLPIITVIGHNFAVLLGGTWIIETIFVIPGTGFLAINAIMRRDIPVIQACIIFVAFIYIILNLLVDLSYGLINPKIKYN from the coding sequence GTGAGAAATTATATTATAAAAAGAATATTGCTTATTATTCCTGTGATTATTATTGTTGCTTTAATAGCTTTTTTTATAACAAACCTTATGCCTGGAGATCCGGTTAGAGTAATTTTGGGAGATTTTGCAACCGAACAACAGGTTATAAGACTTGAGCAAGAATTAGGTCTTGACCAGCCATTGATTATTAGGTTTTTTAACTGGTTGAGTAGTATAGTTAGAGGTGATTTTGGCAATTCAATTTATTTAGATGCTCCTGTTTCAGAAATATTATTCAATAGAATTAAACCAACCTTTATGATTGCAATCTTTTCACAGCTGTTTGGTTTGATTATGGGTCTTACATTAGGAATTATTGCTGCGGTTAACCATAAGAAAATATTGGATCAATTTTCTATAGGCTTTTCTCTGCTGGGGATTTCTATACCAAGTTTCTGGCTTTCATTAATTTTGATTTATTTATTTGCGGTGAGATTGCAGTGGCTACCTGTCAGTGGTTATAGTTCTTTTTCAGAAGTTGGCCTGGGTGCTTTAAGATATCTAATATTGCCTTCAATTACTCTGGCCTTTATGCAGGCAGGTTTGATTGCCAGGATGACCAGGAGTGCTATGCTTGATACATTAAAAAAGGATTATATTCGTACTGCACGCAGCAAAGGACTTTCAGCTAAAGCTATTGTTTTAAAACATGCCTTTAGAAATTCATTACTTCCAATTATTACTGTAATTGGTCATAATTTTGCTGTTTTACTTGGTGGGACCTGGATTATTGAAACAATCTTTGTAATACCTGGTACTGGATTTTTGGCAATAAACGCAATTATGAGAAGAGATATTCCGGTTATTCAGGCCTGTATTATTTTTGTTGCATTTATTTATATTATTTTAAATTTACTTGTTGATTTAAGTTATGGTTTAATAAATCCCAAAATAAAGTATAATTAG
- a CDS encoding class II SORL domain-containing protein, whose product MGYYDLKKLENTGDDKTALEKKHVPYIQAPDQVKKGEPFEVTVTFGKEIEHPMEPGHYIQYFDLYAEYSSLARVTFTPHMKAEATLNVKLEESAKLRVYAFCNLHDHWEGYVEVEVVE is encoded by the coding sequence ATGGGTTATTATGATCTCAAAAAATTAGAGAATACTGGTGATGACAAGACTGCTCTGGAGAAAAAGCATGTTCCGTATATTCAGGCTCCTGATCAGGTAAAAAAGGGTGAACCTTTTGAAGTAACAGTTACATTTGGCAAGGAAATTGAACATCCAATGGAACCTGGCCATTATATTCAGTATTTTGATCTTTATGCAGAGTATTCAAGTCTAGCTAGAGTAACATTTACTCCTCATATGAAAGCTGAAGCAACTTTAAATGTTAAATTAGAAGAATCAGCTAAATTAAGAGTTTATGCTTTCTGTAATCTTCATGATCACTGGGAAGGTTATGTAGAAGTAGAAGTAGTGGAGTAA
- the typA gene encoding translational GTPase TypA, giving the protein MNKKEIINIAVIAHVDAGKSTLVDAFLNQSGVFRENQEIIDCVMDSNDLERERGITIYSKNCAIEYNGVKINIVDTPGHADFSSEVERVIKAVDSAILIVDATEGPMPQTRFVLKKSLEKGIKPIVFINKIDKNNQRAEEVRDEILDLFIDLAADDEQLEFPVIYGIAVEGKAFYKLDGESEDLSPLFETIIKSVNTYPDLDDKPLQMQVYDLAYDDYLGRIGIGRVYQGTIKDGQEVAVYKRDGSIKKSKISKLKVYHGLSQNNVEEARSGDIVSVAGMADISIGETISEPGKVEALPMIEIAEPTLAMYFLVNDSPFAGEEGEYLTTRHLKARLDRELEVNVGLRVEKAANIEAYKVSGRGELHLSILLENMRREGYEVSVSKPEVLMKEINGKKHEPIEKVMIEVPEKYSGTVINKLNQRKGIMQSMLPDGSYLHLEYLVPTRGLIGFRSEFINDTSGEGTLIRSFAKYEEFKGEVPKRQNGVLVSNKKGTAMAYALSNLEERGVLFIEPGTKVYEGMIIGLNNRDNDLAVNACKNKKLTNVRASGSDDSINLSPAKEFTLEQALEFIEDDELVEITPEAIRLRKKILNEKMRLRNSK; this is encoded by the coding sequence ATGAACAAAAAAGAAATAATAAATATAGCTGTGATTGCCCATGTAGATGCAGGCAAGTCTACTCTAGTGGATGCATTTTTAAATCAGAGCGGTGTTTTTAGAGAAAACCAGGAAATTATTGATTGTGTAATGGATAGTAATGATCTTGAACGCGAACGTGGTATTACAATTTATTCTAAAAATTGTGCAATAGAATATAATGGGGTAAAAATTAATATAGTTGATACTCCAGGACATGCAGATTTTTCTTCTGAGGTTGAAAGAGTTATTAAAGCAGTAGATTCTGCCATTCTAATTGTAGATGCGACAGAAGGTCCAATGCCCCAGACCAGATTTGTTTTAAAAAAATCTTTAGAAAAAGGCATTAAGCCCATAGTATTTATTAATAAGATTGATAAAAATAATCAAAGAGCAGAAGAAGTTCGTGATGAAATTCTTGATTTGTTTATTGATCTTGCTGCAGATGATGAGCAACTTGAATTTCCAGTTATTTATGGAATTGCAGTTGAAGGTAAAGCATTTTATAAATTAGATGGAGAAAGTGAAGATTTATCACCTCTGTTCGAAACTATAATCAAAAGTGTTAACACTTATCCTGATCTTGATGATAAGCCCCTACAGATGCAGGTTTATGACCTTGCTTATGATGATTATTTGGGAAGAATAGGGATTGGACGAGTATATCAGGGTACAATAAAAGATGGTCAGGAAGTTGCTGTTTACAAAAGAGATGGTTCAATTAAAAAATCTAAAATAAGTAAGCTTAAAGTTTATCATGGTTTGAGTCAAAATAATGTAGAAGAAGCGAGAAGTGGAGATATCGTCTCTGTTGCTGGAATGGCAGATATATCAATCGGTGAAACAATATCTGAACCTGGTAAAGTAGAGGCATTACCTATGATCGAAATTGCTGAGCCCACACTTGCCATGTATTTTCTGGTTAATGACTCTCCGTTTGCCGGTGAGGAAGGAGAATACCTTACAACAAGACATTTAAAAGCAAGATTAGATAGAGAACTTGAAGTAAATGTGGGTTTAAGGGTAGAAAAAGCTGCAAATATTGAAGCTTATAAAGTTTCTGGAAGAGGGGAACTACATCTTTCTATTCTTTTAGAAAATATGAGGAGAGAAGGTTATGAGGTCTCGGTCTCTAAACCAGAAGTTTTAATGAAAGAAATCAATGGCAAAAAACATGAACCTATAGAAAAAGTAATGATCGAAGTCCCAGAAAAATATTCTGGAACAGTAATTAATAAGTTGAATCAGCGTAAGGGTATTATGCAGTCAATGCTACCAGATGGTAGTTATCTGCACCTAGAATATCTTGTGCCTACCCGTGGTTTAATAGGTTTTAGAAGTGAGTTTATCAATGATACCAGTGGAGAAGGAACTTTAATTCGTTCTTTTGCTAAATATGAAGAATTTAAAGGAGAAGTTCCAAAAAGGCAAAATGGGGTCTTAGTTTCCAATAAAAAAGGGACTGCTATGGCATATGCCTTATCCAATTTAGAAGAGCGAGGAGTACTCTTTATTGAGCCAGGAACTAAAGTTTATGAAGGAATGATTATCGGGCTTAATAATCGGGATAATGATTTGGCTGTAAATGCCTGTAAAAATAAGAAATTAACTAATGTTAGAGCTTCAGGTTCTGATGATAGTATAAATCTCTCTCCTGCGAAAGAATTTACTTTAGAACAAGCTCTGGAATTTATAGAAGATGATGAACTGGTAGAGATCACTCCTGAGGCAATTCGTCTCCGCAAAAAAATCTTAAATGAAAAAATGAGACTTAGAAATAGTAAATAA
- a CDS encoding cold-shock protein produces MYTGTVKWFDGKKGFGFIEREDGDDVFAHFSAIQEDGFKNLEEGQEVEFEIVEGDRGPQAANIVKL; encoded by the coding sequence ATTTACACAGGAACAGTTAAGTGGTTTGATGGGAAAAAAGGTTTTGGCTTTATTGAAAGAGAAGATGGAGACGACGTGTTCGCACACTTTTCCGCAATTCAAGAAGACGGTTTCAAAAATCTTGAAGAAGGTCAAGAAGTAGAATTCGAAATCGTTGAAGGCGACCGCGGCCCACAAGCTGCTAACATTGTAAAGTTATAA
- a CDS encoding cold shock domain-containing protein, with amino-acid sequence MIYTGTVKWFDGKKGFGFIEREDGDDVFAHFSAIEEEGFKNLDEGQEVEFEIVEGDRGPQAANIVKL; translated from the coding sequence ATGATTTACACAGGAACAGTTAAGTGGTTTGATGGGAAAAAAGGTTTTGGCTTTATTGAAAGAGAAGATGGAGACGACGTGTTCGCACACTTCTCAGCTATCGAAGAGGAAGGTTTCAAAAACCTCGACGAAGGACAGGAAGTAGAATTCGAAATTGTAGAAGGCGACCGTGGCCCACAAGCTGCTAATATTGTAAAGTTATAA
- the trpA gene encoding tryptophan synthase subunit alpha has product MSKITAQFKNKKALITYISGGDPSLEMTEKLIYRLQDEGVDIIEIGIPFSDPLADGPVIQEASQRALKNGCTLKKLIEMLTDIKDKVKVPLVLMGYYNSVLNYGEKEFVEAIKKAGVSGVIIPDLPVDEKAKLSYYLKEADLDQILLVTPNTSDERLKEISSLSSGFLYCVALLGTTGDARGPYPKLESYLKRVRKTAGDIPLGLGFGIDGPEKVKKIVDYPDGIIIGSALIKAITAGQTEKEKLENAGEFVRNIKKVLANYK; this is encoded by the coding sequence ATGTCTAAAATAACAGCTCAATTTAAAAACAAAAAAGCGTTAATAACCTATATTAGTGGAGGAGATCCCAGTCTGGAAATGACCGAAAAATTAATCTATCGCCTTCAGGATGAGGGGGTTGATATTATAGAGATCGGGATCCCATTTTCTGATCCACTTGCAGATGGCCCTGTTATTCAGGAGGCTTCACAGCGTGCTTTAAAAAATGGATGTACTCTAAAAAAGTTAATTGAGATGCTGACAGACATTAAAGATAAAGTTAAGGTTCCGCTGGTTTTAATGGGTTATTATAATTCGGTTTTAAATTATGGGGAAAAAGAATTTGTAGAAGCTATTAAAAAAGCAGGAGTTTCCGGAGTTATTATTCCGGATTTGCCGGTTGATGAAAAAGCTAAATTATCATATTATTTAAAAGAGGCGGATTTAGATCAGATTTTGCTTGTTACTCCTAATACATCAGATGAGCGTTTAAAAGAAATAAGTAGTTTAAGCTCTGGTTTTCTTTATTGTGTTGCTTTATTGGGAACTACCGGTGATGCTAGAGGTCCATATCCAAAATTAGAAAGTTATTTAAAAAGAGTTCGAAAAACAGCAGGAGATATCCCCCTTGGACTGGGCTTTGGAATCGATGGTCCAGAAAAAGTTAAAAAGATTGTTGATTATCCGGATGGGATTATCATCGGCAGTGCCTTAATAAAAGCTATTACAGCCGGACAAACAGAAAAAGAAAAACTGGAGAATGCAGGAGAATTCGTAAGAAATATAAAAAAAGTTTTAGCTAATTATAAATAA